One window of Epinephelus fuscoguttatus linkage group LG9, E.fuscoguttatus.final_Chr_v1 genomic DNA carries:
- the ogt.1 gene encoding UDP-N-acetylglucosamine--peptide N-acetylglucosaminyltransferase 110 kDa subunit isoform X3, whose protein sequence is MATSVGNVADSTGLAELAHREYQSGDFEAAERHCMQLWRQEPDNTGVLLLLSSIHFQCRRLDRSAHFSTLAIKQNPLLAEAYSNLGNVYKERGQLQEAIEHYRHALRLKPDFIDGYINLAAALVAAGDMEGAVQAYVSALQYNPDLYCVRSDLGNLLKALGRLEEAKACYLKAIETQPNFAVAWSNLGCVFNAQGEIWLAIHHFEKAVTLDPNFLDAYINLGNVLKEARIFDRAVAGYLRALSLSPNHAVVHGNLACVYYEQGLIDLAIDTYRRAIELQPHFPDAYCNLANALKEKGNVSEAEECYNTALRLCPTHADSLNNLANIKREQGNIEEAVQLYRKALEVFPEFAAAHSNLASVLQQQGKLQEALMHYKEAIRISPTFADAYSNMGNTLKEMQDVQGALQCYTRAIQINPAFADAHSNLASIHKDSGNIPEAIASYRTALKLKPDFPDAYCNLAHCLQIVCDWTDYDERMKKLVSIVADQLDKNRLPSVHPHHSMLYPLSHGFRKAIAERHGNLCLDKVHALIKINALHKPAFEHPKDLKSSSGRLRIGYVSSDFGNHPTSHLMQSIPGMHNPEKFEVFCYALSPDDSTNFRVKVVAEAHHFTDLSQIPCNGKAADRIHQDGIHILVNMNGYTKGARNELFALRPAPIQTMWLGYPGTSGAPFMDYIISDKETSPLEVAEQYSEKLAYMPHTFFIGDHANMFPHLKKKAVIDFKSNGHIFDNRIVLNGIDLKAFLDSLPDVKVIMMKCDNNQESAGDTNGALSMPVIPMNTAAEAIINMINQGQIQVTINGFTVSNGLATTQINNKAATGEEVPRTIVVTTRSQYGLPEDSIVYCNFNQLYKIDPPTLQMWANILKRVPNSVLWLLRFPAVGEPNIQQYAQNMGLPGSRIIFSPVAPKEEHVRRGQLADVCLDTPLCNGHTTGMDVLWAGTPMVTMPGETLASRVAASQLSCLGCPELIAHSRQDYEDIAVKLGSDMEYLKMVRARVWKQRICSPLFNTKQYTMDLERLYLQMWDHHSNGNKPEHLVKIHSVETSENA, encoded by the exons ATGGCGACCTCAGTGGGAAACGTGGCTGACAGCACAG GGTTGGCCGAGCTGGCGCATCGGGAGTATCAGTCAGGGGACTTTGAAGCAGCTGAGCGCCACTGCATGCAGCTATGGAGACAGGAGCCTGATAACACAGGCGTGCTGCTGCTCCTGTCCTCCATCCACTTCCAATGCCGAAGACTCGACAG GTCTGCTCATTTCAGCACCTTGGCCATCAAACAGAACCCACTGTTGGCCGAGGCCTACTCCAACCTGGGAAACGTGTACAAGGAGCGTGGGCAACTGCAGGAGGCCATAGAACATTATCGCCATGCCCTGAGACTGAAGCCAGATTTTATTGACGGATACATCAACctggcagcagctctggtggCTGCGGGGGACATGGAGGGAGCAGTGCAGGCTTATGTGTCTGCATTACAGTACAACCCT GATCTGTATTGTGTGCGCAGTGACTTGGGCAACTTGCTTAAAGCCCTTGGACGTTTGGAGGAGGCCAAG GCTTGTTACCTGAAAGCCATTGAGACTCAGCCCAACTTTGCAGTGGCTTGGAGCAACCTGGGCTGTGTGTTTAATGCCCAAGGAGAGATATGGTTGGCCATACACCATTTTGAAAAG GCTGTGACTCTGGACCCAAATTTCCTTGATGCATACATCAATTTAGGAAATGTTCTGAAGGAAGCCCGCATCTTTGACAG AGCGGTGGCTGGATACCTGAGAGCCCTGAGTCTCAGCCCCAACCATGCAGTTGTCCATGGAAACCTGGCCTGTGTCTACTATGAGCAAGGCCTCATTGACCTGGCTATTGACACCTACCGTCGGGCTATTGAACTGCAGCCCCACTTTCCTGATGCCTACTGTAATCTGGCAAACGCCCTGAAGGAGAAAGGCAAT GTGTCTGAAGCAGAGGAGTGCTACAACACAGCCTTGCGTTTGTGTCCAACCCATGCAGACTCTCTCAACAACTTGGCCAATATCAAGCGTGAGCAGGGCAACATTGAGGAGGCAGTTCAGCTCTACAGAAAAGCACTAGAG gtGTTCCCAGAGTTTGCAGCAGCTCATTCTAACCTTGCCAGCGTCCTGCAGCAGCAGGGCAAACTCCAGGAGGCCCTCATGCACTACAAAGAGGCCATCAG AATCAGCCCCACATTTGCTGATGCCTACTCCAACATGGGCAATACACTGAAGGAAATGCAGGATGTACAGGGAGCGCTGCAATGCTACACCCGTGCCATCCAGATCAACCCTGCCTTTGCTGATGCTCACAGCAATTTGGCCTCCATCCACAAG GATTCTGGAAACATCCCAGAGGCCATTGCATCTTACCGCACAGCCTTGAAACTCAAGCCAGACTTCCCTGATGCGTACTGCAACCTGGCACATTGCCTGCAG ATTGTGTGTGACTGGACAGATTATGATGAGCGGATGAAGAAGCTTGTGAGCATCGTGGCTGACCAGCTGGACAAGAACCGCTTGCCCTCAGTGCACCCACACCACAGCATGCTGTATCCACTCTCTCACGGCTTCCGCAAGGCCATTGCCGAGCGCCACGGAAACCTTTGCCTGGACAAGGTACACGCACTGATCAAA attaaCGCACTGCACAAACCTGCCTTTGAGCATCCAAAGGATCTGAAATCCAGCAGTGGACGTCTGCGCATTGGCTATGTCAGCTCTGACTTTGGCAACCACCCAACTTCTCACCTGATGCAGTCCATTCCTGGAATGCACAATCCTGAGAAATTTGAG gtgttctgcTATGCACTCAGCCCTGATGATAGTACCAACTTCCGTGTGAAAGTGGTTGCAGAGGCTCATCATTTCACAGACCTCTCGCAG ATTCCTTGCAATGGCAAGGCAGCCGATCGTATTCACCAGGATGGAATCCACATTCTGGTCAACATGAACGGATACACCAAGGGAGCCCGAAATGAGCTGTTTGCCCTTCGTCCTGCCCCCATTCAG ACTATGTGGCTGGGTTACCCTGGAACCAGTGGGGCTCCTTTCATGGACTACATCATCTCTGACAAGGAGACGTCACCTTTGGAAGTAGCTGAGCAGTATTCTGAGAAACTGGCCTACATGCCCCATACTTTCTTCATCGGTGACCACGCCAACATGTTCCCTCACCTCAAG AAAAAGGCTGTGATTGATTTCAAATCTAATGGACACATCTTTGACAACCGCATCGTTCTTAATGGTATTGATCTGAAGGCCTTCTTGGACAGTCTGCCAGATGTTAAAGTGATAATG ATGAAGTGTGACAACAACCAGGAATCTGCTGGGGACACAAATGGAGCTCTGTCCATGCCCGTAATCCCCATGAACACAGCAGCTGAAGCAATCATCAACATGATCAACCAAGGCCAAATCCAGGTCACAATCAATGGCTTCACTGTCAGCAATGGCCTGGCCACCACACAG ATCAACAACAAAGCTGCCACTGGTGAAGAGGTGCCACGCACAATCGTCGTGACAACCCGCTCCCAGTATGGTCTCCCAGAGGACTCAATCGTCTACTGCAACTTCAACCAGCTCTACAAGATTGATCCCCCTACTCTTCAGATGTGGGCCAAT atcCTAAAGCGTGTGCCCAACAGTGTGTTGTGGCTTCTTCGCTTCCCAGCTGTCGGTGAGCCCAACATCCAGCAGTACGCTCAGAACATGGGTCTGCCTGGCTCCCGCATCATCTTTTCTCCGGTGGCCCCCAAGGAGGAGCATGTGAGAAGGGGCCAGCTGGCCGATGTGTGCCTGGACACTCCTCTGTGCAACGGTCACACCACAGGCATGGATGTTCTCTGGGCTGGAACACCCATGGTCACCATGCCAG GTGAAACCCTCGCTTCCCGTGTGGCTGCCTCACAACTCAGCTGTCTGGGCTGCCCTGAGCTAATAGCCCACAGTCGTCAGGACTATGAGGACATAGCAGTCAAACTGGGCTCTGACATGGAATA CCTGAAGATGGTCAGAGCGCGCGTCTGGAAGCAGCGGATCTGCAGCCCCCTTTTCAACACCAAGCAGTACACAATGGACCTGGAGAGGCTTTACCTGCAGATGTGGGATCACCATAGCAATGGCAACAAGCCTGAACACCTGGTCAAAATCCACTCAGTAGAGACCAGTGAGAATGCCTGA
- the ogt.1 gene encoding UDP-N-acetylglucosamine--peptide N-acetylglucosaminyltransferase 110 kDa subunit isoform X1: MATSVGNVADSTEPTKRMLSFQGLAELAHREYQSGDFEAAERHCMQLWRQEPDNTGVLLLLSSIHFQCRRLDRSAHFSTLAIKQNPLLAEAYSNLGNVYKERGQLQEAIEHYRHALRLKPDFIDGYINLAAALVAAGDMEGAVQAYVSALQYNPDLYCVRSDLGNLLKALGRLEEAKACYLKAIETQPNFAVAWSNLGCVFNAQGEIWLAIHHFEKAVTLDPNFLDAYINLGNVLKEARIFDRAVAGYLRALSLSPNHAVVHGNLACVYYEQGLIDLAIDTYRRAIELQPHFPDAYCNLANALKEKGNVSEAEECYNTALRLCPTHADSLNNLANIKREQGNIEEAVQLYRKALEVFPEFAAAHSNLASVLQQQGKLQEALMHYKEAIRISPTFADAYSNMGNTLKEMQDVQGALQCYTRAIQINPAFADAHSNLASIHKDSGNIPEAIASYRTALKLKPDFPDAYCNLAHCLQIVCDWTDYDERMKKLVSIVADQLDKNRLPSVHPHHSMLYPLSHGFRKAIAERHGNLCLDKVHALIKINALHKPAFEHPKDLKSSSGRLRIGYVSSDFGNHPTSHLMQSIPGMHNPEKFEVFCYALSPDDSTNFRVKVVAEAHHFTDLSQIPCNGKAADRIHQDGIHILVNMNGYTKGARNELFALRPAPIQTMWLGYPGTSGAPFMDYIISDKETSPLEVAEQYSEKLAYMPHTFFIGDHANMFPHLKKKAVIDFKSNGHIFDNRIVLNGIDLKAFLDSLPDVKVIMMKCDNNQESAGDTNGALSMPVIPMNTAAEAIINMINQGQIQVTINGFTVSNGLATTQINNKAATGEEVPRTIVVTTRSQYGLPEDSIVYCNFNQLYKIDPPTLQMWANILKRVPNSVLWLLRFPAVGEPNIQQYAQNMGLPGSRIIFSPVAPKEEHVRRGQLADVCLDTPLCNGHTTGMDVLWAGTPMVTMPGETLASRVAASQLSCLGCPELIAHSRQDYEDIAVKLGSDMEYLKMVRARVWKQRICSPLFNTKQYTMDLERLYLQMWDHHSNGNKPEHLVKIHSVETSENA; this comes from the exons ATGGCGACCTCAGTGGGAAACGTGGCTGACAGCACAG AACCGACAAAACGTATGCTTTCCTTCCAAGGGTTGGCCGAGCTGGCGCATCGGGAGTATCAGTCAGGGGACTTTGAAGCAGCTGAGCGCCACTGCATGCAGCTATGGAGACAGGAGCCTGATAACACAGGCGTGCTGCTGCTCCTGTCCTCCATCCACTTCCAATGCCGAAGACTCGACAG GTCTGCTCATTTCAGCACCTTGGCCATCAAACAGAACCCACTGTTGGCCGAGGCCTACTCCAACCTGGGAAACGTGTACAAGGAGCGTGGGCAACTGCAGGAGGCCATAGAACATTATCGCCATGCCCTGAGACTGAAGCCAGATTTTATTGACGGATACATCAACctggcagcagctctggtggCTGCGGGGGACATGGAGGGAGCAGTGCAGGCTTATGTGTCTGCATTACAGTACAACCCT GATCTGTATTGTGTGCGCAGTGACTTGGGCAACTTGCTTAAAGCCCTTGGACGTTTGGAGGAGGCCAAG GCTTGTTACCTGAAAGCCATTGAGACTCAGCCCAACTTTGCAGTGGCTTGGAGCAACCTGGGCTGTGTGTTTAATGCCCAAGGAGAGATATGGTTGGCCATACACCATTTTGAAAAG GCTGTGACTCTGGACCCAAATTTCCTTGATGCATACATCAATTTAGGAAATGTTCTGAAGGAAGCCCGCATCTTTGACAG AGCGGTGGCTGGATACCTGAGAGCCCTGAGTCTCAGCCCCAACCATGCAGTTGTCCATGGAAACCTGGCCTGTGTCTACTATGAGCAAGGCCTCATTGACCTGGCTATTGACACCTACCGTCGGGCTATTGAACTGCAGCCCCACTTTCCTGATGCCTACTGTAATCTGGCAAACGCCCTGAAGGAGAAAGGCAAT GTGTCTGAAGCAGAGGAGTGCTACAACACAGCCTTGCGTTTGTGTCCAACCCATGCAGACTCTCTCAACAACTTGGCCAATATCAAGCGTGAGCAGGGCAACATTGAGGAGGCAGTTCAGCTCTACAGAAAAGCACTAGAG gtGTTCCCAGAGTTTGCAGCAGCTCATTCTAACCTTGCCAGCGTCCTGCAGCAGCAGGGCAAACTCCAGGAGGCCCTCATGCACTACAAAGAGGCCATCAG AATCAGCCCCACATTTGCTGATGCCTACTCCAACATGGGCAATACACTGAAGGAAATGCAGGATGTACAGGGAGCGCTGCAATGCTACACCCGTGCCATCCAGATCAACCCTGCCTTTGCTGATGCTCACAGCAATTTGGCCTCCATCCACAAG GATTCTGGAAACATCCCAGAGGCCATTGCATCTTACCGCACAGCCTTGAAACTCAAGCCAGACTTCCCTGATGCGTACTGCAACCTGGCACATTGCCTGCAG ATTGTGTGTGACTGGACAGATTATGATGAGCGGATGAAGAAGCTTGTGAGCATCGTGGCTGACCAGCTGGACAAGAACCGCTTGCCCTCAGTGCACCCACACCACAGCATGCTGTATCCACTCTCTCACGGCTTCCGCAAGGCCATTGCCGAGCGCCACGGAAACCTTTGCCTGGACAAGGTACACGCACTGATCAAA attaaCGCACTGCACAAACCTGCCTTTGAGCATCCAAAGGATCTGAAATCCAGCAGTGGACGTCTGCGCATTGGCTATGTCAGCTCTGACTTTGGCAACCACCCAACTTCTCACCTGATGCAGTCCATTCCTGGAATGCACAATCCTGAGAAATTTGAG gtgttctgcTATGCACTCAGCCCTGATGATAGTACCAACTTCCGTGTGAAAGTGGTTGCAGAGGCTCATCATTTCACAGACCTCTCGCAG ATTCCTTGCAATGGCAAGGCAGCCGATCGTATTCACCAGGATGGAATCCACATTCTGGTCAACATGAACGGATACACCAAGGGAGCCCGAAATGAGCTGTTTGCCCTTCGTCCTGCCCCCATTCAG ACTATGTGGCTGGGTTACCCTGGAACCAGTGGGGCTCCTTTCATGGACTACATCATCTCTGACAAGGAGACGTCACCTTTGGAAGTAGCTGAGCAGTATTCTGAGAAACTGGCCTACATGCCCCATACTTTCTTCATCGGTGACCACGCCAACATGTTCCCTCACCTCAAG AAAAAGGCTGTGATTGATTTCAAATCTAATGGACACATCTTTGACAACCGCATCGTTCTTAATGGTATTGATCTGAAGGCCTTCTTGGACAGTCTGCCAGATGTTAAAGTGATAATG ATGAAGTGTGACAACAACCAGGAATCTGCTGGGGACACAAATGGAGCTCTGTCCATGCCCGTAATCCCCATGAACACAGCAGCTGAAGCAATCATCAACATGATCAACCAAGGCCAAATCCAGGTCACAATCAATGGCTTCACTGTCAGCAATGGCCTGGCCACCACACAG ATCAACAACAAAGCTGCCACTGGTGAAGAGGTGCCACGCACAATCGTCGTGACAACCCGCTCCCAGTATGGTCTCCCAGAGGACTCAATCGTCTACTGCAACTTCAACCAGCTCTACAAGATTGATCCCCCTACTCTTCAGATGTGGGCCAAT atcCTAAAGCGTGTGCCCAACAGTGTGTTGTGGCTTCTTCGCTTCCCAGCTGTCGGTGAGCCCAACATCCAGCAGTACGCTCAGAACATGGGTCTGCCTGGCTCCCGCATCATCTTTTCTCCGGTGGCCCCCAAGGAGGAGCATGTGAGAAGGGGCCAGCTGGCCGATGTGTGCCTGGACACTCCTCTGTGCAACGGTCACACCACAGGCATGGATGTTCTCTGGGCTGGAACACCCATGGTCACCATGCCAG GTGAAACCCTCGCTTCCCGTGTGGCTGCCTCACAACTCAGCTGTCTGGGCTGCCCTGAGCTAATAGCCCACAGTCGTCAGGACTATGAGGACATAGCAGTCAAACTGGGCTCTGACATGGAATA CCTGAAGATGGTCAGAGCGCGCGTCTGGAAGCAGCGGATCTGCAGCCCCCTTTTCAACACCAAGCAGTACACAATGGACCTGGAGAGGCTTTACCTGCAGATGTGGGATCACCATAGCAATGGCAACAAGCCTGAACACCTGGTCAAAATCCACTCAGTAGAGACCAGTGAGAATGCCTGA
- the ogt.1 gene encoding UDP-N-acetylglucosamine--peptide N-acetylglucosaminyltransferase 110 kDa subunit isoform X4: MATSVGNVADSTGLAELAHREYQSGDFEAAERHCMQLWRQEPDNTGVLLLLSSIHFQCRRLDRSAHFSTLAIKQNPLLAEAYSNLGNVYKERGQLQEAIEHYRHALRLKPDFIDGYINLAAALVAAGDMEGAVQAYVSALQYNPDLYCVRSDLGNLLKALGRLEEAKACYLKAIETQPNFAVAWSNLGCVFNAQGEIWLAIHHFEKAVTLDPNFLDAYINLGNVLKEARIFDRAVAGYLRALSLSPNHAVVHGNLACVYYEQGLIDLAIDTYRRAIELQPHFPDAYCNLANALKEKGNVSEAEECYNTALRLCPTHADSLNNLANIKREQGNIEEAVQLYRKALEVFPEFAAAHSNLASVLQQQGKLQEALMHYKEAIRISPTFADAYSNMGNTLKEMQDVQGALQCYTRAIQINPAFADAHSNLASIHKDSGNIPEAIASYRTALKLKPDFPDAYCNLAHCLQIVCDWTDYDERMKKLVSIVADQLDKNRLPSVHPHHSMLYPLSHGFRKAIAERHGNLCLDKINALHKPAFEHPKDLKSSSGRLRIGYVSSDFGNHPTSHLMQSIPGMHNPEKFEVFCYALSPDDSTNFRVKVVAEAHHFTDLSQIPCNGKAADRIHQDGIHILVNMNGYTKGARNELFALRPAPIQTMWLGYPGTSGAPFMDYIISDKETSPLEVAEQYSEKLAYMPHTFFIGDHANMFPHLKKKAVIDFKSNGHIFDNRIVLNGIDLKAFLDSLPDVKVIMMKCDNNQESAGDTNGALSMPVIPMNTAAEAIINMINQGQIQVTINGFTVSNGLATTQINNKAATGEEVPRTIVVTTRSQYGLPEDSIVYCNFNQLYKIDPPTLQMWANILKRVPNSVLWLLRFPAVGEPNIQQYAQNMGLPGSRIIFSPVAPKEEHVRRGQLADVCLDTPLCNGHTTGMDVLWAGTPMVTMPGETLASRVAASQLSCLGCPELIAHSRQDYEDIAVKLGSDMEYLKMVRARVWKQRICSPLFNTKQYTMDLERLYLQMWDHHSNGNKPEHLVKIHSVETSENA; this comes from the exons ATGGCGACCTCAGTGGGAAACGTGGCTGACAGCACAG GGTTGGCCGAGCTGGCGCATCGGGAGTATCAGTCAGGGGACTTTGAAGCAGCTGAGCGCCACTGCATGCAGCTATGGAGACAGGAGCCTGATAACACAGGCGTGCTGCTGCTCCTGTCCTCCATCCACTTCCAATGCCGAAGACTCGACAG GTCTGCTCATTTCAGCACCTTGGCCATCAAACAGAACCCACTGTTGGCCGAGGCCTACTCCAACCTGGGAAACGTGTACAAGGAGCGTGGGCAACTGCAGGAGGCCATAGAACATTATCGCCATGCCCTGAGACTGAAGCCAGATTTTATTGACGGATACATCAACctggcagcagctctggtggCTGCGGGGGACATGGAGGGAGCAGTGCAGGCTTATGTGTCTGCATTACAGTACAACCCT GATCTGTATTGTGTGCGCAGTGACTTGGGCAACTTGCTTAAAGCCCTTGGACGTTTGGAGGAGGCCAAG GCTTGTTACCTGAAAGCCATTGAGACTCAGCCCAACTTTGCAGTGGCTTGGAGCAACCTGGGCTGTGTGTTTAATGCCCAAGGAGAGATATGGTTGGCCATACACCATTTTGAAAAG GCTGTGACTCTGGACCCAAATTTCCTTGATGCATACATCAATTTAGGAAATGTTCTGAAGGAAGCCCGCATCTTTGACAG AGCGGTGGCTGGATACCTGAGAGCCCTGAGTCTCAGCCCCAACCATGCAGTTGTCCATGGAAACCTGGCCTGTGTCTACTATGAGCAAGGCCTCATTGACCTGGCTATTGACACCTACCGTCGGGCTATTGAACTGCAGCCCCACTTTCCTGATGCCTACTGTAATCTGGCAAACGCCCTGAAGGAGAAAGGCAAT GTGTCTGAAGCAGAGGAGTGCTACAACACAGCCTTGCGTTTGTGTCCAACCCATGCAGACTCTCTCAACAACTTGGCCAATATCAAGCGTGAGCAGGGCAACATTGAGGAGGCAGTTCAGCTCTACAGAAAAGCACTAGAG gtGTTCCCAGAGTTTGCAGCAGCTCATTCTAACCTTGCCAGCGTCCTGCAGCAGCAGGGCAAACTCCAGGAGGCCCTCATGCACTACAAAGAGGCCATCAG AATCAGCCCCACATTTGCTGATGCCTACTCCAACATGGGCAATACACTGAAGGAAATGCAGGATGTACAGGGAGCGCTGCAATGCTACACCCGTGCCATCCAGATCAACCCTGCCTTTGCTGATGCTCACAGCAATTTGGCCTCCATCCACAAG GATTCTGGAAACATCCCAGAGGCCATTGCATCTTACCGCACAGCCTTGAAACTCAAGCCAGACTTCCCTGATGCGTACTGCAACCTGGCACATTGCCTGCAG ATTGTGTGTGACTGGACAGATTATGATGAGCGGATGAAGAAGCTTGTGAGCATCGTGGCTGACCAGCTGGACAAGAACCGCTTGCCCTCAGTGCACCCACACCACAGCATGCTGTATCCACTCTCTCACGGCTTCCGCAAGGCCATTGCCGAGCGCCACGGAAACCTTTGCCTGGACAAG attaaCGCACTGCACAAACCTGCCTTTGAGCATCCAAAGGATCTGAAATCCAGCAGTGGACGTCTGCGCATTGGCTATGTCAGCTCTGACTTTGGCAACCACCCAACTTCTCACCTGATGCAGTCCATTCCTGGAATGCACAATCCTGAGAAATTTGAG gtgttctgcTATGCACTCAGCCCTGATGATAGTACCAACTTCCGTGTGAAAGTGGTTGCAGAGGCTCATCATTTCACAGACCTCTCGCAG ATTCCTTGCAATGGCAAGGCAGCCGATCGTATTCACCAGGATGGAATCCACATTCTGGTCAACATGAACGGATACACCAAGGGAGCCCGAAATGAGCTGTTTGCCCTTCGTCCTGCCCCCATTCAG ACTATGTGGCTGGGTTACCCTGGAACCAGTGGGGCTCCTTTCATGGACTACATCATCTCTGACAAGGAGACGTCACCTTTGGAAGTAGCTGAGCAGTATTCTGAGAAACTGGCCTACATGCCCCATACTTTCTTCATCGGTGACCACGCCAACATGTTCCCTCACCTCAAG AAAAAGGCTGTGATTGATTTCAAATCTAATGGACACATCTTTGACAACCGCATCGTTCTTAATGGTATTGATCTGAAGGCCTTCTTGGACAGTCTGCCAGATGTTAAAGTGATAATG ATGAAGTGTGACAACAACCAGGAATCTGCTGGGGACACAAATGGAGCTCTGTCCATGCCCGTAATCCCCATGAACACAGCAGCTGAAGCAATCATCAACATGATCAACCAAGGCCAAATCCAGGTCACAATCAATGGCTTCACTGTCAGCAATGGCCTGGCCACCACACAG ATCAACAACAAAGCTGCCACTGGTGAAGAGGTGCCACGCACAATCGTCGTGACAACCCGCTCCCAGTATGGTCTCCCAGAGGACTCAATCGTCTACTGCAACTTCAACCAGCTCTACAAGATTGATCCCCCTACTCTTCAGATGTGGGCCAAT atcCTAAAGCGTGTGCCCAACAGTGTGTTGTGGCTTCTTCGCTTCCCAGCTGTCGGTGAGCCCAACATCCAGCAGTACGCTCAGAACATGGGTCTGCCTGGCTCCCGCATCATCTTTTCTCCGGTGGCCCCCAAGGAGGAGCATGTGAGAAGGGGCCAGCTGGCCGATGTGTGCCTGGACACTCCTCTGTGCAACGGTCACACCACAGGCATGGATGTTCTCTGGGCTGGAACACCCATGGTCACCATGCCAG GTGAAACCCTCGCTTCCCGTGTGGCTGCCTCACAACTCAGCTGTCTGGGCTGCCCTGAGCTAATAGCCCACAGTCGTCAGGACTATGAGGACATAGCAGTCAAACTGGGCTCTGACATGGAATA CCTGAAGATGGTCAGAGCGCGCGTCTGGAAGCAGCGGATCTGCAGCCCCCTTTTCAACACCAAGCAGTACACAATGGACCTGGAGAGGCTTTACCTGCAGATGTGGGATCACCATAGCAATGGCAACAAGCCTGAACACCTGGTCAAAATCCACTCAGTAGAGACCAGTGAGAATGCCTGA